Genomic window (Sphingomonas sp. S1-29):
CGGCTTGCGTGAACGGCGCGTCGGTGAAGCCGTTATAGGTGCGCGCGGCGCGGAAGATCGTATCGAGCGCCGCTGCGTCGAGGGGTTGGGCCATCGTCATTCCTTCGGATCGTTCGGATAGGGTGTCAGACCGCGCGAACTTCGGTCACTTCGGGAACATAATATTTGAGCAATTGCTCGATCCCGTTCTTCAGCGTTGCCGAAGACGACGGGCATCCCGCGCACGCCCCCTGCATCTGCAGATACACCTTGCCCTCGTTGAACCCGCGATAGACGATGTCGCCGCCGTCGTTGGCGACCGCGGGACGGACGCGAGTCTCGATCAGGTCGCGGATCTGCGCGACGATATCGGCATCCTCGGGATTGTCGCCGAAATCACCGCTCTCGGCGGGCACCGAAATGCCGCCCGCGCTGCCGGGGCGGAACAGTGGCATGTCACCCGCAAAATGATCGAGCAGGATCGCCAGCACGTCGGGCTTCAACCCGACCCATTCGACACCCGGCGCCGCGGTGACCGACACGAAGTCCGATCCGAAGAACACCCCGGTCACGTCGCCTAAGTCGAACAACGCCTGTGCCAGCGGCGATGCCTCGGCATCCTCGGGATCGGCGAAGTCGCGCGTGCCCGACGGCATCACCGTGCGGCCCGGCATGAACTTCAGCGTGGCGGGGTTGGGGGTGGTTTCGGTTTCGATCAGCATCACTGGCATGTGGCGGCCAGCAGGGGCGCGATCAACCCCGAAACGCAGCCGCAGCCCGGTTTGCGCCGCCGTCGCCCCTTTGCTAGCGCTCGCGGCACCGCGCGCCGCTCCGCTCGATGCCCGGATTCGCCATTCGAAAGGACATATCTTGGTTCCTCGCTACGCCCGCGCTGCCATGACCGACCTCTGGACGCCCGAGGCGCGCTTCCGCATCTGGTTCGAGATCGAAGCGCACGCGACCGACGCGCTCGCCGACCTCGGCGTCGTGCCGCGCGAGGCCGCGCAGGCGTTGTGGGACTGGTGGAACGCCGCGCGCG
Coding sequences:
- a CDS encoding NifU family protein, translated to MLIETETTPNPATLKFMPGRTVMPSGTRDFADPEDAEASPLAQALFDLGDVTGVFFGSDFVSVTAAPGVEWVGLKPDVLAILLDHFAGDMPLFRPGSAGGISVPAESGDFGDNPEDADIVAQIRDLIETRVRPAVANDGGDIVYRGFNEGKVYLQMQGACAGCPSSSATLKNGIEQLLKYYVPEVTEVRAV